From one Salinibacterium hongtaonis genomic stretch:
- a CDS encoding ribose-5-phosphate isomerase has product MRIHIATDHAGLDFSRHLQQHLAAQGHEVVDHGPDHYDALDDYPSFCINAARGVARDQAEGVEALGVVFGGSGNGEQIAANKVTGIRAALVWSIATAELAREHNDANVISVGARQHSVDEAVAFIDTFIVTPFSGNERHARRIAQLAEYETTGAITGHEIV; this is encoded by the coding sequence ATGCGCATCCACATCGCCACCGACCACGCGGGACTCGACTTCAGCCGGCACCTGCAGCAGCACCTCGCCGCGCAGGGGCACGAGGTCGTCGATCACGGTCCCGATCACTACGACGCGCTGGATGACTATCCGTCGTTCTGCATCAACGCGGCTCGTGGTGTAGCCCGCGACCAGGCAGAGGGAGTCGAGGCGCTCGGCGTGGTGTTCGGCGGCTCGGGCAACGGAGAGCAGATCGCCGCGAACAAGGTCACGGGGATTCGTGCAGCGCTCGTGTGGAGCATCGCTACCGCTGAGCTCGCTCGCGAGCACAACGACGCCAACGTGATCTCGGTCGGCGCACGCCAGCACTCGGTCGATGAGGCCGTTGCGTTCATCGACACGTTCATCGTCACACCCTTTTCCGGTAACGAGCGCCACGCCCGCCGCATTGCGCAGTTGGCCGAGTACGAGACCAC
- a CDS encoding mycothiol-dependent nitroreductase Rv2466c family protein, whose protein sequence is MTNTNSARVEFWFDPSCPWAWMTSRWVDEVAKHRDLDISWNIMSLAVLNEDKEDLSDFYKAFLPRAMRYTRLVASLAEIEGKHIVKPLYDALGTRIHPGGQRDVDEVIAGALAELGLDPALARYADSDEYDAQLRASHAEGISRVGQDVGTPVLAVNGVAFFGPVISPAPKGEQALSLWDGVVAAASYDGFFELKRSRTRDPQFD, encoded by the coding sequence ATGACGAATACGAACAGCGCCCGCGTCGAGTTTTGGTTCGATCCATCCTGCCCCTGGGCCTGGATGACGAGCCGATGGGTCGACGAGGTGGCGAAGCACCGCGACCTCGACATTTCATGGAACATCATGAGCCTGGCCGTCCTCAACGAAGACAAAGAAGACCTGAGCGACTTCTACAAGGCGTTCCTTCCGCGGGCTATGCGGTACACCCGACTCGTCGCTTCGCTCGCCGAGATCGAGGGCAAGCACATCGTCAAGCCTCTGTACGACGCACTGGGCACCCGCATTCACCCGGGTGGTCAGAGGGATGTCGACGAGGTGATCGCCGGTGCGCTCGCCGAGCTTGGTCTCGACCCCGCTCTGGCGCGCTACGCCGACAGTGACGAATACGACGCCCAGCTGCGGGCTAGTCACGCAGAGGGCATCTCCCGTGTCGGCCAAGACGTCGGCACCCCCGTTCTCGCTGTCAACGGAGTTGCCTTCTTTGGCCCAGTGATCTCGCCTGCGCCCAAGGGTGAGCAGGCTCTCTCCCTCTGGGACGGAGTCGTGGCGGCGGCGAGTTACGACGGATTCTTTGAGCTCAAGCGTTCGCGCACCCGCGACCCGCAGTTCGACTAG
- the pepN gene encoding aminopeptidase N, giving the protein MPGDNLTRLEAQERSALVSVESYDVTLDVTTGDETFLSTTVVTFAATAGASTFIDAITRTVRSITLNGAEMATSAADGLRIQLDSLDSHNVLTVVAEMEYTNTGEGLHRFVDPVDGEVYLYSQFEVPDSRRVFAVFEQPDLKAEFSFTVIAPSRWQVVSNSPTPEPEISGEVGTWRFSPTPRISSYITAIVAGPYDVVRSELTNRSGRVVPLGVFCRRSLSEYLDADYIFDITRKGFEYYEEKFDYDYPFEKYDQLFVPEFNAGAMENAGCVTFTETYVFRGKVTDAIKERRVVTILHELAHMWFGDLVTMKWWNDLWLNESFAEWASTISTAEATEWTEAWTTFQAMEKSWAYRQDQLPSTHPVVATINDLEDVQVNFDGITYAKGGSVLKQLVAWVGRDAFFSGVAAYFKKHAYGNTELSDLLTELETTSGRDLSSWSKLWLETAGVNTLRPEIETSGDGRITSFTVVQTATKDYPTIRPHRLAIGFYELASNAADAKLTRVHRVEIDVDGERTEVPELVGLQRPALALINDDDLAYAKIRLDEHSLETAIAHLSSIGDPLARALVWGSAWDSTRDAETKASDYVRLVLGNIATETESTTIRTTLSQLLTVARSYVDPATRAQTIETVGTELWNLAKAAESGSDAQFQFVKFFAAIPSTDEHAATLCSLLSGEIALDGLEIDTDLAWELLEGLVLLGAAGEDEIAEALAKDNTATGQQAAARARATIPTAEAKLAAFSSLLDDDTVSNLIVRHTAMGLQHVNDPALLEPLVGRYFESLTDLWNTRSYGIASSLIVGLYPAPLASHELVIATRAWLAANQQIPALRRLVIENLDGVERALRVQERDAQ; this is encoded by the coding sequence ATGCCCGGAGACAATCTCACCCGCCTAGAAGCACAGGAGCGCAGTGCGCTTGTCTCTGTAGAAAGCTACGACGTCACACTTGATGTGACCACGGGCGACGAGACCTTTCTCAGCACCACCGTCGTAACGTTCGCGGCTACCGCCGGTGCCTCGACGTTCATTGACGCGATCACCCGCACGGTGCGCTCGATCACCCTCAACGGTGCCGAGATGGCGACATCGGCCGCGGATGGCTTGCGCATCCAGCTCGACTCCCTCGACTCGCACAATGTGCTCACCGTCGTCGCCGAGATGGAATACACGAACACGGGCGAGGGGCTTCACCGCTTTGTTGACCCCGTCGACGGCGAGGTCTACCTGTACTCGCAGTTCGAGGTGCCCGACAGCCGACGCGTATTCGCGGTCTTCGAGCAGCCGGATCTGAAGGCCGAGTTCTCGTTCACGGTCATTGCGCCCTCGCGCTGGCAGGTTGTGAGCAACTCGCCCACGCCTGAGCCCGAGATCAGTGGTGAGGTGGGCACGTGGCGTTTCTCCCCCACCCCCCGAATCTCCTCGTACATCACGGCGATTGTGGCCGGGCCCTACGACGTGGTTCGCAGCGAGTTGACCAACCGCAGCGGTCGGGTGGTTCCCCTGGGTGTTTTCTGCCGCCGCTCGCTGAGCGAGTACCTCGACGCCGACTACATCTTCGACATCACTCGCAAGGGCTTCGAGTACTACGAGGAGAAGTTCGACTACGACTACCCGTTCGAGAAGTATGACCAGCTCTTTGTTCCCGAGTTCAACGCTGGGGCCATGGAGAATGCCGGATGCGTGACGTTCACTGAGACGTATGTGTTCCGCGGCAAGGTCACCGACGCCATCAAGGAGCGTCGCGTCGTCACGATCCTTCATGAGCTCGCCCATATGTGGTTCGGCGACCTCGTCACGATGAAGTGGTGGAACGACCTCTGGCTCAATGAGTCGTTCGCCGAATGGGCCTCCACTATCTCGACCGCAGAGGCCACCGAGTGGACCGAGGCATGGACGACCTTCCAGGCAATGGAGAAGAGCTGGGCGTACCGCCAGGACCAGCTTCCGTCGACCCATCCCGTGGTTGCGACGATTAACGACCTCGAAGATGTGCAGGTCAACTTCGACGGCATCACCTACGCCAAGGGCGGCTCGGTTCTCAAGCAGCTCGTCGCGTGGGTTGGCCGCGATGCATTCTTCTCGGGTGTTGCCGCGTACTTCAAGAAGCATGCGTACGGCAACACCGAGCTGAGCGACCTGCTCACGGAGCTTGAGACGACGAGCGGCCGCGACCTGTCGAGCTGGTCGAAGCTGTGGCTGGAGACCGCCGGAGTCAACACTCTGCGCCCCGAAATCGAGACGAGCGGGGATGGCCGCATCACGTCGTTCACCGTCGTACAGACGGCAACGAAGGACTACCCGACCATTCGACCCCACCGCTTGGCGATCGGGTTCTATGAACTCGCGAGCAACGCGGCCGATGCCAAGCTGACGCGCGTGCACAGGGTCGAGATCGATGTCGATGGTGAGCGCACCGAGGTTCCCGAGCTCGTTGGTCTGCAGCGCCCCGCGCTCGCATTGATCAACGACGACGACCTGGCCTACGCCAAGATCCGTCTCGACGAGCACTCCCTTGAGACGGCGATCGCACACCTCAGCAGCATCGGCGACCCGCTCGCCCGGGCCCTCGTTTGGGGCTCCGCGTGGGATTCCACGCGGGATGCCGAGACCAAAGCCAGTGACTACGTGCGCCTCGTTCTGGGCAACATCGCGACGGAGACCGAGAGCACGACCATCCGTACGACTCTGTCGCAGCTCCTCACGGTGGCTCGCAGCTATGTCGACCCCGCCACGCGCGCTCAGACGATCGAGACGGTCGGAACCGAGCTGTGGAACCTTGCCAAGGCCGCAGAATCGGGCTCGGATGCTCAGTTCCAGTTCGTGAAGTTCTTTGCTGCTATTCCCTCGACGGACGAGCACGCGGCGACTCTGTGCAGCCTGCTGTCGGGCGAGATCGCACTGGACGGGCTGGAGATCGACACCGACCTGGCATGGGAGCTACTCGAGGGCCTTGTGCTTCTCGGTGCTGCCGGCGAAGACGAGATCGCCGAGGCGCTTGCCAAGGACAACACGGCGACCGGTCAGCAGGCCGCGGCCCGCGCCAGGGCAACGATCCCCACGGCAGAGGCAAAGCTCGCGGCGTTCTCCTCGCTGCTCGACGACGACACCGTCTCGAACCTCATCGTTCGCCACACGGCGATGGGCCTGCAGCACGTCAACGACCCCGCGCTGCTTGAGCCGCTGGTGGGCCGTTACTTCGAGAGCCTCACGGATCTCTGGAACACGCGCAGCTACGGCATTGCCTCCTCACTGATCGTTGGTCTCTACCCCGCTCCTTTGGCCTCACATGAGCTCGTGATCGCGACGAGGGCGTGGCTCGCCGCCAATCAGCAGATCCCAGCGCTGCGACGCCTGGTGATCGAGAACCTCGACGGTGTTGAGCGAGCTCTCCGCGTTCAGGAGCGCGACGCACAGTAA
- a CDS encoding mechanosensitive ion channel family protein — protein sequence MEETPTPFDWNAFWAGVGSFIEFWQVPLKVLLLTGIAVAATWVLRLAIRRIVNRVVTGVKKKENIDDTQALFSSPLAAVRVVQRTRALGTVLNSAVTVTIVIITLLLLVDVVFPNATAAFGLLSAAVGAGLGFGAQNIVKDVLNGIFMVAEDQLGVGDVVDLGPATGVVEVVGIRVTQVRDVNGTLWFVRNGEILRVGNTSQGWARAIIDLAVPYDADVDLVQQRILGTAVDMYQNSKWRSRMLDRPEIWGIESISAEAVVVRLVVKTRAASKDDVARELRARLKRTLDEMGVRLPALNSVVLQGFEGATSVGGARPPKTRPIKLDEVKEATAAAQARKTPPSRTKGTEK from the coding sequence ATGGAAGAGACACCTACACCTTTCGACTGGAACGCCTTCTGGGCCGGCGTCGGTTCTTTTATCGAGTTCTGGCAGGTGCCCCTCAAAGTGCTTCTGCTGACCGGAATTGCGGTCGCCGCGACCTGGGTTCTGCGCTTGGCCATTCGTCGCATCGTCAACCGCGTCGTGACGGGTGTCAAGAAGAAGGAGAACATCGACGACACCCAGGCGCTCTTCTCGTCGCCGCTTGCGGCGGTGCGCGTGGTGCAGCGAACCAGAGCCCTCGGCACGGTCCTCAACAGCGCGGTGACCGTGACAATTGTCATCATCACTCTGCTGTTGCTCGTAGATGTCGTGTTTCCCAACGCGACGGCTGCCTTTGGCCTTCTGAGTGCGGCGGTGGGTGCTGGCCTCGGTTTCGGTGCCCAAAACATCGTCAAGGATGTGCTCAACGGCATCTTCATGGTTGCCGAGGACCAGCTCGGCGTCGGCGATGTCGTTGACCTCGGCCCGGCAACGGGAGTCGTTGAGGTCGTCGGCATTCGGGTGACTCAGGTGCGGGACGTGAACGGCACCCTCTGGTTCGTGCGCAACGGCGAGATTCTGCGCGTCGGCAACACGTCCCAGGGCTGGGCCCGGGCGATCATCGACCTCGCTGTTCCGTATGACGCCGATGTCGACCTCGTGCAACAGCGCATCCTGGGGACCGCAGTCGACATGTACCAGAACTCGAAGTGGCGCAGCCGCATGCTTGATCGCCCCGAAATCTGGGGAATCGAGTCGATTTCGGCCGAAGCGGTTGTGGTTCGCCTTGTCGTCAAGACTCGCGCGGCGAGCAAAGACGATGTCGCCCGAGAGCTGCGCGCCAGACTCAAGCGCACCCTCGACGAGATGGGAGTGCGCCTCCCCGCCCTCAACAGCGTTGTGCTGCAGGGGTTCGAGGGTGCCACGAGCGTGGGAGGCGCCCGTCCGCCCAAGACTCGCCCCATCAAGCTCGACGAGGTCAAGGAAGCCACCGCGGCAGCCCAAGCTCGCAAGACTCCACCCTCACGAACTAAGGGAACCGAGAAGTGA
- a CDS encoding globin, whose product MPPAAGDPVRSPITLRTTEFGAAAAPSFYDRVGGRATFEKLVRAFYAGVRDDDVLWPMYPEHDLEGAIQRLTGFLEQYWGGPGTYSEERGHPRLRMRHNPYKVNPDARDRWLKHMRAAQDTLNLSELDDATLWDYFERAATAMLNTFEE is encoded by the coding sequence ATGCCACCAGCAGCAGGCGACCCCGTGCGCAGCCCCATCACGCTCCGCACCACCGAATTCGGCGCGGCCGCAGCCCCCAGCTTTTATGACCGGGTAGGCGGACGAGCCACGTTTGAGAAGCTCGTTCGCGCCTTCTACGCCGGAGTTCGCGACGACGACGTTCTGTGGCCCATGTATCCAGAGCACGACCTCGAAGGCGCTATCCAACGCCTCACGGGTTTTCTTGAGCAGTACTGGGGTGGGCCAGGAACCTACAGCGAAGAACGCGGTCACCCGCGGCTGCGGATGCGGCACAACCCCTACAAGGTCAACCCCGATGCTCGGGACCGCTGGCTCAAGCACATGCGGGCGGCGCAAGACACCCTAAACCTGAGCGAACTCGACGATGCGACCCTGTGGGATTACTTCGAGCGCGCGGCGACGGCGATGCTCAACACCTTCGAGGAGTAG
- a CDS encoding SDR family oxidoreductase — translation MVFAVAGATGHLGRLVLDSLLDLGVAPGDIVAIGRDTAKVSDFVAKGVVARSADYSDRGALDEALTGVDRLLLISGSEVGRRVKQHKNVIDAAQHAGVGFIAYTSAPHADTSTLALAPEHKATEAMVRASDIPYAMLRNNWYTESYVQVAEQAKYTGLIIASLGDGRIASASRRDYAEGAARVLVAEGHEGQTYEFAGDTAWGYDELAEVVSEIVGRKVTYKRVSYKEHRKILSKAGLDMGTAAFVVTLDTNTRDGALADANPTLSTILGRPTTPLATGLAEAYAEAEASRAAEAEAQGEPDAPQ, via the coding sequence ATGGTTTTCGCTGTCGCCGGAGCAACCGGCCACCTCGGTCGACTCGTCCTCGACTCGCTTCTCGACCTCGGGGTAGCACCCGGCGATATCGTCGCCATCGGACGCGACACAGCCAAGGTTTCGGATTTTGTGGCGAAGGGAGTTGTTGCCCGCTCAGCCGACTACTCGGATCGCGGAGCGCTCGATGAGGCTCTCACCGGAGTCGACCGGCTGCTCTTGATCTCGGGCAGCGAGGTGGGTCGTCGCGTAAAGCAGCACAAGAACGTGATTGACGCGGCCCAGCATGCCGGCGTTGGCTTTATCGCCTATACCAGCGCACCGCATGCCGACACCTCAACCCTCGCCCTTGCTCCCGAGCACAAAGCGACGGAGGCCATGGTGCGAGCATCCGACATCCCTTATGCCATGCTGCGAAACAACTGGTACACCGAGAGCTACGTCCAGGTTGCAGAACAGGCCAAATACACGGGCCTCATCATTGCAAGCCTGGGCGACGGTCGCATCGCGAGTGCGAGTCGCCGCGACTATGCAGAAGGTGCTGCGCGGGTTCTCGTCGCAGAAGGGCACGAGGGTCAAACCTACGAGTTTGCCGGGGACACTGCGTGGGGGTACGACGAGCTCGCGGAGGTCGTCTCGGAGATCGTCGGCAGGAAGGTTACCTATAAGCGTGTCTCGTACAAGGAGCACCGCAAGATTCTTAGCAAGGCGGGCCTCGATATGGGCACGGCGGCATTCGTGGTCACCCTCGATACCAACACCCGTGACGGTGCGCTCGCCGATGCGAACCCCACGTTGAGCACTATTCTCGGTCGGCCGACAACCCCTCTGGCTACAGGCCTCGCGGAGGCCTACGCCGAGGCAGAGGCTTCGAGAGCTGCAGAGGCCGAGGCGCAGGGTGAGCCCGACGCACCGCAGTAG
- a CDS encoding DUF4190 domain-containing protein yields MSTPPLSPASSPEADAPQPATPDSGASTVTVGGIAVAALVMGILAFLAGWIPIVGALFGITGLILGIIALVRRKGRGMGITAVILSTLAIIASVITTVLAITLLPLMLVSFANISDDVTDGIADQVVPPQIVETPCYGFDAPSGYINSQSAADQEACWTTLELRGELNENGEFINTGEGDIFGSIYVEPVDSEIVASWGVGLGGDSDDLDAAVTYLADAYFSQLGTVTTLNEPMTIDGAAANITRLDNGAGPDTTNVVIATFSPSTYALESESETSESKFWVITVATMDDDGDDILERMIDTWQWR; encoded by the coding sequence ATGAGCACCCCGCCGCTCTCCCCCGCAAGCTCCCCCGAGGCAGACGCACCGCAGCCGGCTACGCCCGACTCCGGGGCCTCCACCGTCACGGTCGGCGGTATCGCCGTTGCCGCCCTCGTTATGGGTATTCTCGCGTTTCTCGCGGGCTGGATTCCCATCGTTGGGGCACTGTTTGGCATCACGGGCCTCATTCTCGGCATCATTGCTCTCGTTCGTCGAAAGGGCCGGGGCATGGGAATCACCGCGGTGATCCTGTCGACCCTGGCGATAATCGCGAGCGTGATCACGACGGTTCTGGCGATCACCCTCCTGCCGCTGATGCTCGTGAGTTTCGCCAACATCTCTGACGACGTGACCGACGGGATCGCGGATCAGGTGGTGCCCCCGCAAATTGTCGAGACTCCGTGTTACGGCTTCGACGCCCCCTCCGGCTACATCAACAGCCAGTCGGCGGCAGATCAAGAGGCCTGCTGGACAACCCTTGAGCTGCGGGGCGAGCTCAACGAGAACGGCGAGTTCATCAACACCGGCGAGGGCGACATCTTCGGTTCCATCTATGTCGAACCTGTCGACAGTGAGATTGTGGCATCGTGGGGAGTCGGCCTCGGTGGCGACAGCGACGACCTCGACGCCGCTGTCACATACCTTGCCGACGCCTACTTTTCGCAGCTCGGCACCGTCACAACGCTCAACGAGCCCATGACCATTGATGGGGCAGCCGCTAACATCACGCGTCTCGACAATGGCGCGGGGCCCGACACCACCAACGTGGTGATCGCCACCTTCTCGCCCTCCACCTACGCGCTCGAGAGCGAATCAGAAACGAGCGAATCCAAGTTTTGGGTGATCACCGTAGCCACCATGGACGACGACGGCGACGACATTCTCGAACGCATGATCGACACCTGGCAGTGGCGCTAA
- a CDS encoding HpcH/HpaI aldolase/citrate lyase family protein: MTFTMGPAILFCPADRPERFAKAADRADAVILDLEDAVGAENKAAAREAVIASSLDPERTILRLNGTRSPEFEADLETLARSGYSTAMVPKVTSPEELADLAAYRVVALIESAEGVLNASYIAALPQVVGLFWGAEDLTVSLGGTSSRGHDGRYRNVIDHARSSILLAARAHGKAAIDAINVDFTSLGILQAEAEDAAQSGFSATACIHPAQVETIRSAYRPDAAQADWARRVVEGSLANKGAFTLDGTMIDEPVIRHAEALLRRASA, from the coding sequence ATGACGTTCACCATGGGTCCCGCCATCCTTTTCTGCCCAGCAGACCGGCCGGAGCGCTTCGCCAAAGCCGCCGATCGAGCCGATGCGGTCATCCTCGACTTAGAGGATGCCGTCGGTGCCGAAAACAAGGCGGCGGCCCGCGAGGCGGTCATCGCTTCGTCGCTCGACCCCGAGCGCACAATTCTTAGACTCAACGGCACGCGCAGCCCCGAGTTCGAAGCCGACCTCGAGACGCTTGCCCGCAGTGGATACAGCACGGCTATGGTGCCCAAGGTTACGAGCCCCGAGGAGCTCGCTGACCTGGCCGCCTACCGCGTAGTCGCCCTCATAGAGTCGGCCGAGGGAGTGTTAAACGCCTCTTACATTGCGGCTTTGCCCCAGGTCGTCGGCCTGTTCTGGGGGGCGGAAGACCTCACGGTGTCGCTGGGTGGAACCAGCAGTCGTGGGCACGACGGCCGCTATCGCAACGTCATCGACCACGCGCGGTCCAGCATCCTGCTCGCCGCCCGGGCTCACGGCAAGGCGGCGATCGACGCGATCAACGTGGACTTCACGAGCCTCGGCATACTGCAGGCCGAGGCTGAGGATGCCGCCCAGAGCGGTTTCTCGGCGACAGCGTGCATCCATCCGGCCCAGGTCGAAACCATCCGCTCCGCTTACCGACCGGATGCTGCCCAGGCCGACTGGGCTCGCCGTGTTGTGGAGGGCTCGCTCGCGAACAAGGGCGCTTTCACCTTGGATGGCACGATGATCGACGAACCCGTCATCCGCCACGCAGAGGCGCTTCTGCGCCGCGCATCGGCTTAG
- a CDS encoding acyl-CoA dehydrogenase family protein has product MNDTAPGYGLSDEENELAGLVRTFTDEVIAPISYQADRDHALPLDVVARMGELGLFGLPFPEEAGGQGGSYLTFCLAVEAIARVDQSLAITLEAAVGLGAMPLFRFGTAEQKARWLPDLLSGRALAGFGLTEPEAGSDAGATRTTAVLDGDEWVINGTKQFITNSGTDITSFVAVSAVTARVTDASGKPRAEISTIIVPSGTPGFTVEPAYDKVGWRASDTHPLTFDNVRVPAANLLGQRGKGFTNFLSTLDEGRIAVAALATGAAEGCLEESVTYAKQRVVFGVPIAEHQFIAFTIARMRSRVHTSRLAWHDAARRRDAGVPFAEQAAIAKLVASDAAMLNARDATQIFGGYGFMNESVVGRHYRDSKILEIGEGTNEVQLMIIARSLGLG; this is encoded by the coding sequence ATGAACGACACCGCCCCCGGATATGGGCTCAGTGACGAGGAGAATGAGCTCGCGGGCCTCGTTCGCACCTTCACCGACGAGGTCATCGCCCCCATCTCGTATCAGGCCGACCGCGATCACGCCTTGCCGTTAGATGTCGTCGCCAGGATGGGCGAACTCGGGCTCTTTGGCCTCCCCTTCCCCGAGGAGGCGGGCGGCCAGGGCGGGAGCTACCTGACGTTCTGTCTGGCTGTCGAGGCGATCGCCAGGGTTGATCAGTCGCTCGCTATCACGTTGGAGGCGGCGGTCGGGCTCGGCGCGATGCCCCTGTTTCGTTTCGGCACCGCTGAGCAAAAAGCTCGCTGGTTGCCCGACTTGCTCTCCGGGCGAGCCCTGGCGGGATTCGGCCTCACCGAACCCGAGGCGGGCTCCGACGCCGGCGCAACCCGCACCACCGCGGTGCTCGACGGCGATGAGTGGGTCATAAACGGCACCAAGCAGTTCATTACCAACTCTGGCACCGACATCACGAGCTTCGTCGCCGTTTCGGCAGTGACCGCGAGAGTGACGGATGCCTCTGGCAAACCCCGCGCCGAGATCTCCACGATCATCGTGCCCTCCGGAACCCCGGGTTTCACGGTCGAGCCCGCCTATGACAAGGTCGGCTGGCGGGCATCCGACACCCACCCGCTCACCTTCGACAACGTGCGGGTTCCCGCCGCGAACCTTTTGGGCCAGCGAGGCAAGGGCTTCACGAACTTTCTCAGCACGCTCGACGAGGGTCGCATTGCGGTTGCGGCCCTGGCGACAGGGGCAGCAGAAGGCTGCCTCGAGGAATCGGTGACCTACGCCAAGCAGCGGGTTGTCTTCGGTGTGCCCATTGCCGAGCATCAGTTCATTGCCTTCACGATCGCGCGGATGAGGTCGCGGGTGCATACCTCGCGCCTGGCGTGGCATGATGCCGCGCGGAGACGCGATGCCGGTGTGCCCTTCGCCGAGCAGGCGGCCATCGCCAAGCTGGTGGCGAGCGACGCGGCCATGCTCAATGCGAGGGATGCAACTCAGATTTTTGGGGGATACGGGTTCATGAACGAGAGCGTTGTGGGGCGGCACTACAGGGATTCCAAGATTCTTGAGATCGGCGAAGGCACCAATGAGGTGCAACTCATGATCATCGCCCGCTCTCTTGGCCTTGGATAG